From the genome of Pectobacterium atrosepticum:
CAATACTCGTCGTTCTGCAACTGCCAAAAACCATCTCCCTTCAGCCGCCAGAAGGGCATTTCAGGGTAATGAGCACGCCGCTGCGGCCCAAAGCTGTTCAAAAGTGCCAAGAGCTGCGGACGGATTTCGTCTCCATAGTGAAACAGGCGCGGGTGTCCTTGTTGATAGGCCGATAGAACATAAAGCAGCAACAATGGCTTATGAGGCGCACGTTGATCACCTTTACGCCATATAGACATATTGGAAATTGCTGTTTGAAGTTCCTGGACAGATGGCATACGCAACATGAGCTGAAAAGGGATATGTTGCGATAATGCTCGCAAAATCAGTGGGATTCAAGCCTCCTGTTGCTCTTAGAATGTTACCTCACGCCACCTTATCAACGTAGATAACCCTGTGATGTTGGGCATCGGTGATACGTTGCATATGTGAGATTCTGGCGATGAGTAAAAAGGTGAGCAGATCCTTTATGCCATATTTTCTGTAGATATTATTTTTCATGTTGTTGGCGGTTTTATGCGTTATCGCCATGTTTTTCGCGATGGTTTTTATGGCAACGCCATCCAGCCAATAGCCGAAAAATATTTTCTCATTCGGTGATAACGATATCGTCTTGCCTTTTATTTCTCTGAACGATGACAGGGCAGAGATCACTTTTTTAATCGTACTCATCGATGCGTGTTTTGATAACAGCAATACCTTTTTAGCCACCATCACGGGTGTATGTTTACGGTTATTTAGAATAATAATGAATGCCCGTTGACGGTCGGTAATGATGTGCGTCAGTAGCGTCATTTCGATACCGTGTTCAATATCAACAACAGTGATGGGTACATTACCGCCATCCTTATTTCCCAGACAGGTAAACGCCGCCGTGGTGAAAGGGCAGCGGCTGAATATTTCAATGCTCATGGCGATAGTGGTTCAGTAGAAAATAGCAAAGTGATATCTGACGACGCATCATCCCTGTAACAGCTTTAATACGTTTCCCGACTGCTGATTGGCTTGCGACAAGACGGCCATCGATGCCTGCTGTAGGATCTGGGTTTTTGTCATCGCGGAAACCTCAACGGCATAATCCGCATCCAATATGCGGGAGCGGGCGGCAGCGGTGGCAATTTTCTCCTGTGACAGCACGGTAGTGACGGATTCAAAGCGGTTCATCTGGCTACCGTATTCACTGCGGTAACCGTCCAGTTTTTTCAGCGTATTATCGAACGTGGCTAATGCCGCTCTGGCCTGTTCAGGTGTACCCAGCGTCACAGAGGAAAGCCCCAGCGATTGGCTATCTGCTGGCGTTGGGTTGAGGGTGACCGTTTGCAATGCATCACCGAAACTCGCTCCGACGACAAACGTCGTTTCTTTGCTGATCGGTACTGAGGGCGGCAGTGGCGGGGCAGGCTCTGTCGGTGTGGGAAGTTCATCCCAGCTTGCGCTGCTATTGAATACGCCGCTGCCAACCACAATGACAATCAGATCTTCTGTTACCTCATCAATATGAATTTTTTCCAGTCGGTTTGCTGCGCCCACATTTCCATCGTTAAAGCCCCCGGTGTTGGCATCTTCAAAACGGTCGCCATCACCGCTGTAGGTGATGGTCATACCCTGATAAGTGGTCTGCGCCCCTGTATTGATATTGTATTCCCCGGCTTGCAGCAGCGAATCTGCCGAGTAGGTGGCTCCAGGTAAAAAACCGTTATCTTGCGTAATCACGGCGGTGTTCATGGTGGTTTCATCCGTTACGCCGTTTGCTGACCAGACGATATCGGCGTCTGCTCCTTCTGCGGGTGTACCGGCCAGATGCCTGCCATCTCGCGCAAAGAGCTGGATATCGTCATCGGCGCTTAATGAGTCGATGGTGATGGTAATATTTTTTGCGCCAGCAGGAATGTAAGCCAGCGAAATCACCCCAGAAGGAAATTGATGATTGATATTGGGGACAGGAAACTTTTCAGCCAGTGGCACCGTATCGCCC
Proteins encoded in this window:
- a CDS encoding flagellin; this encodes MTPITSLHLTILNQQDKSATRLSQAIERLSSGLRINGAKDDAAGQAIANRMTANLNANSVITNGMKDGLSLMQTAESGLNAINNLLQRGRQLAVQAANGTLSDTDQTSLNGEYQQIREEIDRIASSTQIFGRYPLAPTEPGPRPAKLGDTVPLAEKFPVPNINHQFPSGVISLAYIPAGAKNITITIDSLSADDDIQLFARDGRHLAGTPAEGADADIVWSANGVTDETTMNTAVITQDNGFLPGATYSADSLLQAGEYNINTGAQTTYQGMTITYSGDGDRFEDANTGGFNDGNVGAANRLEKIHIDEVTEDLIVIVVGSGVFNSSASWDELPTPTEPAPPLPPSVPISKETTFVVGASFGDALQTVTLNPTPADSQSLGLSSVTLGTPEQARAALATFDNTLKKLDGYRSEYGSQMNRFESVTTVLSQEKIATAAARSRILDADYAVEVSAMTKTQILQQASMAVLSQANQQSGNVLKLLQG
- a CDS encoding transcriptional regulator; the encoded protein is MSIEIFSRCPFTTAAFTCLGNKDGGNVPITVVDIEHGIEMTLLTHIITDRQRAFIIILNNRKHTPVMVAKKVLLLSKHASMSTIKKVISALSSFREIKGKTISLSPNEKIFFGYWLDGVAIKTIAKNMAITHKTANNMKNNIYRKYGIKDLLTFLLIARISHMQRITDAQHHRVIYVDKVA